The DNA sequence ATTTGTTGCCGCGACAGTTTTAGTGGGTTTGGCAGGTCAAGTTGCTCAAGCTGAAACCTACACGATTCAAAATGGAGATAGCTTCTTTTCTATCGCTAGCAATCAAGGGATGGATCCTTATCAATTGGCAGCCAATAATGGAATGACCATTTCAAGCACAATTTTACCTGGTCAAACCATTGAAGTTGATGGTTCTACTCAGGCAGCTGCACCAGCTCAAGAAGCTGCACCGGTTGCTGAAGCCCCTGCTGATCAAGGACAGGCTGCGGCTCCAGCCTTGGATACGGCAGTAAATACTTATCCTACAGGTCAATGTACTTGGGGAGTAAAACAGGTTACTGGCTGGGCCGGTGACTGGTGGGGTAATGGTGGTGATTGGGCTGCCAGCGCTGCTAGTGATGGATATACAGTCGGCTCTACTCCACAGGTTGGCTCTATTATTTGCTGGTCTGATGGTGGTTACGGTCACGTTGCCTATGTCACAGACGTCAACGACCAAGGTCAAATCCAAGTTTTGGAATCCAACTACAAGGATAATCCAGAAATTAGTAACTACCGTGGTTGGTTCGATCCTAATAATAGCGTAACTCCAGGCCAAGTTAGCTATATTTACCCTAATTCATAATCAAACAGAGTAAACGAAGCCTTCCTATTTTTGGGAGGCTTTTTCTTTATGTCATTTAATCTGTCTCCATCTAACCCCTGCTAGGTATGAGATAATAAGCCACCATTTGGCGGAGCCATAATTACAGATTAGATGAAAAGTTATACTTAGAAAAGAGGAAAATAAAAAGGAGCTAAAGCTCCCTTTTTCTACTTATCGTTATTTTTGTCTGGCGTTAGAATCATTGGAATAATGATTGGTTCACGTTCGGTTTGCTCGTAGAGGAAGGGCCTTAGGGCATTGACGATAGCTCCATTAACACTTTGGATACTAGCCTCCTTATTTTTCAAGGCAATCCGAATAGCATTGAAGAGGATACGTTGGCCTTGGCGAATCAGATCACCTGATTCACGCATATAGACGAAACCACGGCTAAGAATATCTGGCCCTGCTAAAATCATCTTGGTTTTAAAATCAACGGTAGCAACTGCTAAAACGACCCCATCTTCTGAGAGATCCCGGCGATCCCGCAGGACAGCAGTACCAATATCACCGATACCATTGCCATCAACGTAGATATCCTGAGCATTGAAGTGCCCGGCGCGACGAGCAGAATCTTTAGTCAGGGCGAGGACATCTCCATTTTCCATGATAAAAATATTATCTTTGGGGATACCCGTATCTTCGGCCAGTCCCGCATGGACCTTTTGCATTCGATACTCACCGTGGACGGGCATAAAGAATTTGGGCTTAATCAGGCGGAGCATGAGTTTTTGTTCTTGTTGGCCACCGTGTCCAGAAGTATGGATATTATTAATCTTACCATGGATAACATCAACGCCAGCCTCCTGGATAGTATTAATCAGCTTGTTGACGCTGGTTGTATTGCCTGGAATGGGACTGGATGAGAAAATAACCGTATCCCCAGGTTGTAAGGTAACTTGCCGGTGGGTACCATTGGCAATCCGAGCTAGGGCAGCCATGGATTCCCCTTGACTTCCTGTACACATAATCATGATTTCGCTGGCGTGATAATCTTTGAGTTCATTAGGTTCAATAAAGGTTCCGTCAGGCACTTTAATGTAGCCAAGCTCAATCCCATTGACAATAGCTTTTTCCATAGAGCGACCGAAAACAACAATCTTACGGCCATTCTTAACAGCAGCTTCTGCAGCCTGCTGCAAGCGGAAAATGTTGGAGGCGAAGGAAGCGAAGATAATTCGACCGTGGATGTCTCCGATAATTTTCATGATGGACTGACCAACAACTTTTTCTGAGTTAGTAAAAGTTGGAATCTCCGCATTGGTTGAGTCTGATAGCAGGCAGAGGACTCCGTCGTCACCGATGGCAGCCATACGGTGAAGATCAGCTGGTTGACCAACAGGCGTAAAATCAAACTTGAAGTCACCGGTACAGACGATTTTTCCTTGTGGTGTGTGGATGACAATTCCTAGAGGTTCTGGAATTGAGTGGGTTGTCCGGAAGAAGGTGACACTGAGATTTTTGAAGGTCAATTTAGTGTTATCATTGATTTCATAAAGTTTAGCGTCGCGCAGGAGGCCAT is a window from the Streptococcus criceti HS-6 genome containing:
- a CDS encoding COG3942 and LysM peptidoglycan-binding domain-containing protein: MNKKLSTVSLFVAATVLVGLAGQVAQAETYTIQNGDSFFSIASNQGMDPYQLAANNGMTISSTILPGQTIEVDGSTQAAAPAQEAAPVAEAPADQGQAAAPALDTAVNTYPTGQCTWGVKQVTGWAGDWWGNGGDWAASAASDGYTVGSTPQVGSIICWSDGGYGHVAYVTDVNDQGQIQVLESNYKDNPEISNYRGWFDPNNSVTPGQVSYIYPNS
- the rnjA gene encoding ribonuclease J1, producing MSAINLKPEEVGVYAIGGLGEIGKNTYGIEYQDEIIIVDAGIKFPEDDLLGIDYVIPDYSYIVENVARIKALVITHGHEDHIGGIPFLLKQANIPIYAGPLALALIRGKLEEHGLLRDAKLYEINDNTKLTFKNLSVTFFRTTHSIPEPLGIVIHTPQGKIVCTGDFKFDFTPVGQPADLHRMAAIGDDGVLCLLSDSTNAEIPTFTNSEKVVGQSIMKIIGDIHGRIIFASFASNIFRLQQAAEAAVKNGRKIVVFGRSMEKAIVNGIELGYIKVPDGTFIEPNELKDYHASEIMIMCTGSQGESMAALARIANGTHRQVTLQPGDTVIFSSSPIPGNTTSVNKLINTIQEAGVDVIHGKINNIHTSGHGGQQEQKLMLRLIKPKFFMPVHGEYRMQKVHAGLAEDTGIPKDNIFIMENGDVLALTKDSARRAGHFNAQDIYVDGNGIGDIGTAVLRDRRDLSEDGVVLAVATVDFKTKMILAGPDILSRGFVYMRESGDLIRQGQRILFNAIRIALKNKEASIQSVNGAIVNALRPFLYEQTEREPIIIPMILTPDKNNDK